A window of Pirellula sp. SH-Sr6A contains these coding sequences:
- a CDS encoding VWA domain-containing protein, translating to MGRMEIGFETPWALLLLVVIPITWWIGRRSLAGLGPWRRSLALVFRSVVLLLIVLAIAGVQWIWSSDRLTVIYLLDQSDSIPIAKRQLMLDYAIESVKKHRRTNRNDRAGLIIFGREASIELPPLDEDLPNISRPEANIGRTDATNLESALKLAQASFLEDSSKRIVILTDGNQTLGAAESTAQRLAENGIGIDVVPIRLDSNTEILVEKIDIPGFVREGQTVDARVVINRYNESGNDEPVDGRLKVVRRIGNQTEVLADAPYQLDRDTNVIPIPHKIETNAGFVYEAEFIPDDKSSDTIPQNNKATAFTYARGKGRVMLIEDANRPGEYQNLIESLRRNDLEVDARTTSTMFTSLIELQSYDAVILAGTPRTTGDESTQVVAFSDEQINMLVQSVQQFGMGIVMIGGPEAFGAGGWTNSKLEEAMPVNFAIKNNKIEAVGALAMVMHASEMERGNYWQKMIGKAALDALGPQDYCGVVQYDMSGDKWLWGEKTGMLKVGENRSAMRSKINNMTPGDMPNFDSSLSMALTSLKVVPASLKHMIVISDGDPAQATNSVLNGYVSAQIKISTVAVGTHGPAGHAELKRIANKTGGNYYVVTNPNALPRIFMREARRVAKPLVYEPEGGVTPYVQSPHEILSGLPRNLPPISGFVFTELKESPLVEVPILSPKPDEKENASILATWTYGLGRTAVVSTDAGHRWAKDWVDSGIYDQFYSQLIRWVMRPSADDGKYSIATNMKDGRVQIVVTALDSEDGFLNYLDMGAIAVGPDLKPVNVAMKQTAPGRYVGEMVPEQAGSYMLSVIPGPNKPPITTGITIPFSDEYRVRQANMRLLRQLAENQPVGGEGGLLEEPLETESIERIVEMDTYRPGLPPAKSLKDVWPFAVAIGATFFFADVFVRRVAVDLIQPIQKLASRFSGKEIREVDVQRAKSLERLRSSKSGVADDMNRQIANTTFSETVLDSESSSAKDLFNPSSPQSPSPHAPSASAPSMQPEEETSYTSRLLEAKRKAKKQP from the coding sequence ATGGGACGAATGGAAATCGGATTCGAAACCCCGTGGGCGCTCCTGCTGCTTGTCGTGATCCCAATCACGTGGTGGATCGGTCGACGCTCCCTAGCCGGCTTGGGACCATGGAGGCGATCGCTGGCCCTTGTTTTCCGTTCGGTGGTATTGCTGCTGATTGTGCTTGCGATCGCTGGGGTTCAATGGATCTGGTCGAGCGATCGGTTGACGGTCATTTATTTGCTGGACCAGAGCGACTCGATCCCGATTGCCAAACGGCAGTTGATGCTCGACTATGCGATCGAAAGTGTGAAGAAGCATCGGCGGACCAATCGCAACGATCGCGCCGGTCTTATTATCTTTGGTCGAGAAGCGTCGATCGAGCTTCCACCCCTCGACGAGGATTTGCCGAATATTTCACGGCCTGAGGCGAACATAGGTAGGACCGATGCTACGAATTTGGAGAGCGCTCTCAAATTAGCACAGGCTAGCTTTCTCGAAGATTCGTCCAAGCGGATCGTGATCCTCACCGATGGCAATCAAACGCTTGGGGCCGCCGAATCGACTGCCCAGCGCTTGGCCGAAAACGGGATCGGCATCGATGTCGTCCCGATCCGTTTGGATTCGAATACCGAGATCTTGGTCGAGAAGATCGATATACCCGGTTTCGTGCGCGAGGGGCAAACCGTCGACGCCCGCGTTGTCATCAATCGCTATAACGAGTCGGGGAACGACGAGCCGGTGGACGGTCGATTGAAGGTGGTGCGCCGAATCGGTAATCAAACCGAAGTCCTCGCGGATGCCCCTTACCAGCTCGATCGCGACACCAATGTTATTCCGATTCCTCACAAGATCGAGACGAATGCAGGTTTCGTTTACGAAGCGGAATTTATCCCGGACGACAAATCAAGCGATACGATCCCACAGAACAACAAAGCCACGGCGTTCACCTACGCACGGGGCAAGGGACGCGTGATGTTGATCGAGGATGCAAACCGTCCAGGGGAATACCAGAACTTGATCGAATCCCTTCGGCGAAACGATTTAGAAGTGGACGCGCGGACGACGTCGACCATGTTCACGAGTCTAATCGAGCTGCAGAGCTACGACGCGGTTATCTTGGCCGGAACCCCACGCACGACGGGGGACGAGTCGACACAAGTCGTCGCGTTCAGTGACGAGCAAATCAACATGCTGGTGCAGAGCGTCCAGCAGTTCGGGATGGGGATCGTGATGATTGGAGGGCCAGAGGCATTCGGTGCCGGAGGTTGGACCAACTCCAAATTGGAGGAGGCCATGCCTGTGAACTTCGCGATCAAGAACAACAAGATCGAGGCCGTGGGCGCCCTGGCCATGGTCATGCACGCGTCCGAGATGGAACGTGGAAATTACTGGCAGAAGATGATCGGCAAAGCGGCACTCGATGCGCTCGGTCCCCAGGATTATTGCGGAGTTGTCCAGTACGACATGTCGGGGGACAAGTGGCTATGGGGGGAAAAAACGGGGATGCTTAAGGTGGGAGAGAACCGGTCCGCCATGCGTTCCAAAATCAACAACATGACCCCAGGAGATATGCCGAATTTTGACTCTTCTCTCAGCATGGCGCTCACATCACTTAAAGTCGTACCCGCCTCGCTCAAACACATGATCGTGATCAGCGACGGCGATCCCGCGCAGGCTACAAACTCTGTATTGAACGGATACGTATCGGCTCAAATCAAAATTTCGACCGTTGCGGTAGGGACGCACGGCCCCGCAGGTCATGCGGAGCTGAAACGGATTGCCAACAAGACGGGGGGCAATTACTACGTGGTCACCAATCCGAATGCCTTACCGCGAATCTTCATGCGCGAAGCGCGACGCGTCGCGAAGCCTTTGGTGTACGAGCCCGAAGGTGGCGTGACTCCTTATGTCCAGTCCCCGCATGAGATCCTGTCGGGGCTGCCTCGCAACCTCCCTCCGATCAGCGGTTTCGTATTCACCGAGCTGAAGGAGAGCCCGCTCGTCGAAGTGCCGATTCTCTCTCCTAAGCCGGATGAAAAGGAGAACGCTTCGATACTGGCGACTTGGACGTATGGCCTCGGCCGGACGGCTGTCGTTTCGACCGACGCAGGGCATCGATGGGCCAAGGATTGGGTCGATTCCGGGATCTATGATCAATTCTACTCCCAATTGATCCGATGGGTCATGCGACCTTCGGCAGACGACGGAAAATACTCCATTGCCACGAACATGAAGGATGGGCGAGTCCAGATCGTCGTGACGGCACTCGACAGCGAAGATGGTTTTTTGAATTATCTCGATATGGGGGCCATTGCAGTCGGTCCCGATTTGAAGCCTGTCAATGTCGCGATGAAACAAACCGCCCCCGGTCGCTATGTCGGAGAGATGGTGCCCGAGCAAGCGGGCAGCTACATGTTGAGTGTCATTCCGGGGCCGAATAAGCCACCGATCACGACCGGGATCACTATCCCCTTTTCTGATGAATATAGAGTTCGCCAAGCGAATATGAGGTTGCTACGTCAGCTTGCTGAAAACCAACCCGTCGGCGGCGAGGGAGGGCTTTTGGAAGAGCCGCTCGAAACCGAATCGATAGAAAGAATTGTGGAAATGGATACGTATCGACCCGGGTTACCTCCGGCGAAAAGTTTAAAAGATGTCTGGCCATTTGCAGTCGCAATCGGAGCCACATTTTTCTTTGCCGATGTATTCGTGCGCCGAGTTGCGGTCGATCTCATCCAGCCGATTCAGAAGCTGGCGAGCCGATTCTCGGGCAAAGAAATCCGCGAGGTCGATGTGCAACGCGCGAAAAGTTTGGAGAGACTCCGTTCGAGCAAGAGCGGTGTTGCCGATGACATGAATCGTCAAATTGCCAATACGACTTTCTCCGAAACGGTGTTGGACTCTGAATCGTCCAGTGCTAAAGATCTGTTCAATCCATCATCGCCCCAATCGCCTTCTCCCCATGCCCCGTCCGCCTCTGCTCCGTCGATGCAGCCCGAAGAAGAAACTAGCTATACTTCTCGGCTGTTAGAAGCGAAACGCAAAGCGAAGAAACAACCCTGA
- a CDS encoding AAA family ATPase gives MSNVAESMQQEADRFRNRYAAVREQIGRVIVGHDDIVNGVLTAMFVGGHCLLEGVPGLGKTMLIKTLSETLSLDFNRIQFTPDLMPSDILGTNMIVENDGRREFQFQRGPIFTQICLADEINRATPKTQSALLETMQEGTVTVAGHRYELQKPFFVLATQNPIEQEGTYPLPEAQLDRFLFKLVVGYSSREELNTIIDRTTRGEVIKPEKVMDGEEIRHWQALVRQVVLAKHVQDYAARLILATHPGGKLAPDITNQYIRWGSSPRGAQTIALASKVRALLDGRYNVSFEDIRRVYLPAMRHRVLLNFEAQAEGIDTDRVLLDILEKVSERADDLN, from the coding sequence ATGAGTAATGTCGCTGAATCGATGCAACAAGAAGCCGATCGCTTTCGCAATCGCTACGCCGCTGTTCGCGAGCAGATAGGCCGCGTCATCGTGGGACACGATGACATCGTCAACGGCGTCTTGACCGCGATGTTTGTCGGCGGCCATTGCTTGCTCGAAGGAGTACCGGGGCTTGGTAAGACGATGTTGATCAAGACGCTCTCGGAGACCTTGTCGCTCGACTTCAACCGGATTCAGTTCACACCCGACTTGATGCCCTCCGATATCCTCGGGACCAATATGATCGTGGAGAACGATGGACGCCGCGAATTTCAATTCCAGCGGGGGCCGATCTTCACACAGATCTGTCTAGCGGATGAAATCAACCGAGCCACTCCGAAGACCCAATCCGCTTTGCTTGAAACGATGCAAGAGGGAACGGTTACCGTCGCTGGGCATCGCTACGAGCTTCAAAAGCCCTTCTTCGTACTGGCAACGCAAAACCCGATCGAACAAGAAGGAACCTATCCATTGCCGGAGGCGCAATTGGACCGGTTTCTTTTCAAGTTGGTGGTGGGATATTCCTCGCGGGAAGAGCTCAATACCATCATCGATCGGACCACGCGTGGAGAGGTGATCAAGCCTGAAAAGGTGATGGATGGCGAAGAGATTCGCCATTGGCAGGCTTTGGTGCGGCAGGTTGTTCTGGCGAAGCACGTTCAAGATTATGCAGCCAGACTCATTCTCGCGACACATCCGGGAGGGAAGTTGGCACCCGACATCACCAATCAATACATACGATGGGGCTCCAGTCCTCGCGGGGCTCAGACCATCGCATTGGCATCCAAGGTTCGGGCATTGCTCGATGGCCGATACAATGTCAGCTTTGAAGATATACGACGTGTTTATTTGCCGGCCATGCGGCATCGGGTTTTATTGAACTTTGAGGCCCAGGCCGAGGGGATTGATACCGATCGCGTATTGCTCGATATTTTGGAGAAAGTCTCCGAACGAGCCGACGATTTGAATTAG
- a CDS encoding GNAT family N-acetyltransferase, whose protein sequence is MPVVYFKRYRMHFDLRESPIPEERPRASIDYLGWDERLVAHHGLAKWESFRREMDVNVFPCLGDREGCKQLMRDIARRDNFVPESTWLAVQRNEQDRFGIALGTIQGLRVSADVGAIQNIGVLPSYRGLGVGRELIRRNLIGFRDVGCRKVQLEVTIHNFAAIRLYESIGFERVETVFKIGNVPVS, encoded by the coding sequence ATGCCAGTTGTTTATTTCAAGCGTTATCGAATGCACTTCGATCTTCGAGAGTCTCCGATTCCAGAAGAGAGGCCTCGCGCATCGATCGACTACCTCGGTTGGGATGAACGGCTCGTGGCCCATCATGGATTGGCAAAATGGGAAAGCTTTCGCCGCGAGATGGACGTGAACGTCTTCCCCTGCTTGGGCGATCGCGAGGGGTGCAAGCAGTTGATGCGGGACATTGCCCGTCGGGACAATTTCGTACCCGAGTCGACTTGGCTGGCCGTGCAACGGAACGAGCAAGATCGGTTTGGCATCGCATTGGGAACCATTCAGGGGCTGCGTGTGAGCGCCGATGTAGGAGCGATTCAAAACATCGGCGTTCTTCCCTCGTACCGAGGCTTAGGAGTAGGGCGTGAGCTCATCCGCCGCAACTTGATAGGATTTCGCGATGTCGGGTGCCGCAAAGTGCAGCTCGAGGTCACCATTCACAATTTCGCCGCGATTCGACTCTACGAATCCATAGGTTTTGAGCGAGTAGAGACGGTATTCAAAATTGGGAATGTGCCGGTCTCCTGA
- a CDS encoding excinuclease ABC subunit UvrC, translating to MKDTSGVVIYIGKAKNLRSRASSYFHAAAAEEIRTAEWIHEIADIDFMLCASEVDALLTENRLVKDIQPRHNKDLKDDKTFPYLMITTHEDFPRVEVTRTPKDRGAKLYGPFTSAGQLRGALQVMQRIFKFRTCSLDIDEGDPRWDWFRPCLLASIHQCTAPCNRRISKADYKRDIRRLQTFLEGGSEKLLKQMRTEMQDASKALEFEKAARLRDEIRLLENLGDRGDIDVHAQPEVFYVDPKKGMRALQRVLQMDREPRVIEGVDIAHLGGDDTVASLVQFLDGLPFKPGYRRYKIKDVKGIDDFRSIHEVVSRRFRRMSDEQDTFPDLLMIDGGKGQLNAALAAFRDQDIEPPTMISLAKRDEEIYRPGDSEPIRLGRESFALRLLQYVRDEAHRFAQHYHHILRQKSTFEQTFRPGPKGS from the coding sequence ATGAAGGACACCTCCGGGGTCGTTATCTACATTGGAAAGGCCAAGAATCTTCGTTCCCGAGCTAGCAGCTATTTCCACGCTGCGGCAGCCGAGGAAATCCGTACCGCCGAATGGATTCACGAGATTGCTGATATCGACTTCATGCTCTGCGCTAGCGAAGTCGATGCATTGCTGACTGAAAATCGATTGGTCAAGGATATCCAACCTCGACACAACAAAGATCTGAAGGACGACAAGACATTTCCTTATCTCATGATCACGACCCATGAAGATTTCCCTCGCGTCGAAGTAACCCGTACCCCCAAGGACCGAGGGGCGAAGCTCTACGGACCCTTCACGAGTGCGGGGCAGCTGCGTGGTGCATTGCAGGTGATGCAACGGATCTTCAAATTTCGCACCTGTTCGCTCGATATCGACGAAGGGGATCCTCGTTGGGATTGGTTTCGTCCCTGCTTGCTCGCTTCCATCCACCAATGCACGGCACCTTGCAATCGACGTATCTCCAAGGCCGATTACAAACGAGACATCCGCCGGCTCCAAACCTTTCTCGAAGGGGGAAGCGAAAAGCTACTCAAACAAATGCGAACGGAGATGCAGGATGCATCCAAAGCCCTCGAGTTTGAAAAGGCGGCGCGTTTGCGGGACGAAATCCGCCTGCTGGAGAACTTGGGGGACCGGGGCGATATCGATGTCCACGCGCAACCCGAAGTATTTTATGTCGATCCCAAGAAAGGTATGCGTGCGTTGCAACGGGTCTTGCAAATGGATCGCGAGCCCCGCGTGATCGAAGGTGTCGATATCGCCCACCTAGGCGGAGATGATACGGTCGCCTCACTCGTTCAATTTCTGGATGGCCTCCCATTCAAACCCGGTTACCGTCGCTACAAGATTAAAGATGTCAAAGGAATCGACGACTTCCGCAGTATCCATGAAGTCGTCTCCCGGCGATTCCGTCGCATGAGCGATGAGCAAGACACATTTCCCGACCTGTTGATGATCGATGGTGGAAAAGGACAACTGAACGCCGCCCTCGCCGCCTTTCGGGACCAAGACATCGAGCCTCCCACCATGATTTCGCTGGCGAAACGGGACGAAGAGATCTATCGTCCGGGAGACAGCGAACCCATTCGATTGGGCCGAGAATCCTTCGCTCTCCGACTGTTACAATATGTCCGCGATGAAGCCCACCGATTCGCGCAGCATTACCACCATATCCTGCGCCAGAAAAGCACCTTTGAACAAACGTTTCGCCCTGGCCCCAAAGGATCTTAG
- the ggt gene encoding gamma-glutamyltransferase has translation MISRRYFLGNTAAVAALAPAWSLAQDKTAPSSALQRVDQGSNVAATVHPIASLASAEMMRRGGNAIDAAVAAAVCLSVVDGHNSGIGGGCLMMIRLADGSLHAIDGREKAPASANRDMFLRNGVADVKLSQDGALACGVPGMIAALHSAHRRFGKLPWGDLFEPAIRAARDGHPMSRSTHASIKNEESVLKRFAASREALFKTDGSLYAVGETWVQADLANTLQQIAKKGVDYFYHGEFASRCASHLKEQGGALTEKDFANYRAVDRVPLKTSYRGYTVVGFPPPSSGGIHIQQMLQMLSHFPLKEWSAEKGGLPFYHVLAEAMKLAFADRAYYLGDSDFVELPAFLTETSYTDELAKRIQLDRATAVPGHLPSKSKEADDGKKHTTHMTMADALGNWVAMTATVNTGWGNKMIVPGTGVVLNDEMDDFSISPGVPNAFGLIGSAANAIEPGKRPLSSMSPTMVLDSKGEPRLTCGAAGGPRIINATLQNVVRVLDLGMTVGDAIAASRLHHQWQPDVLSCEGSLGGPFQRDARAENSVLEELKKLGHDVKISGSIAVAQGIERLAPPQSGKSTWRAACDPRADGRVATA, from the coding sequence ATGATTTCAAGACGATACTTTCTGGGAAACACGGCGGCGGTAGCGGCTCTCGCACCAGCATGGTCTTTGGCCCAAGACAAGACTGCTCCATCAAGTGCTTTGCAGCGCGTCGATCAAGGCTCCAATGTGGCAGCGACCGTTCACCCAATCGCATCCTTGGCATCGGCCGAAATGATGCGACGGGGTGGAAACGCGATCGATGCAGCGGTTGCCGCAGCTGTATGCCTGTCGGTGGTAGATGGTCATAACTCGGGAATCGGCGGCGGATGCTTGATGATGATCAGGCTGGCGGATGGCTCGCTCCACGCCATCGACGGCCGTGAGAAGGCACCAGCCTCCGCAAACCGCGACATGTTTCTTCGCAACGGAGTGGCTGATGTGAAGCTGAGCCAAGACGGAGCGCTCGCATGCGGCGTTCCCGGAATGATCGCCGCACTCCACTCAGCCCACCGTCGATTCGGCAAACTCCCTTGGGGGGATCTATTCGAGCCCGCCATTCGAGCTGCTCGCGACGGGCATCCCATGTCCAGATCGACCCATGCGTCGATCAAAAACGAGGAATCGGTTCTGAAGCGATTTGCGGCTTCACGAGAAGCGCTCTTCAAAACCGACGGCAGCTTGTACGCCGTAGGGGAAACCTGGGTGCAAGCCGACTTGGCCAACACATTGCAGCAGATCGCGAAAAAGGGCGTGGACTACTTCTATCATGGCGAGTTTGCGTCGCGATGCGCCTCGCATTTGAAAGAACAAGGGGGTGCACTGACCGAGAAAGACTTCGCGAACTATCGCGCGGTGGACCGAGTTCCGCTAAAGACCTCCTATCGCGGGTACACCGTAGTCGGATTCCCTCCACCAAGCTCTGGCGGAATTCACATCCAGCAGATGCTGCAGATGCTTTCTCATTTCCCTCTTAAGGAATGGAGCGCTGAGAAGGGGGGCCTCCCCTTTTATCACGTGCTAGCCGAGGCGATGAAACTGGCCTTCGCGGATCGAGCGTACTACTTAGGTGACAGCGATTTTGTCGAGCTCCCTGCGTTCTTAACCGAAACGTCTTACACGGATGAACTAGCCAAGAGGATCCAACTCGATCGAGCTACCGCGGTGCCGGGTCATCTTCCGTCGAAGAGCAAGGAAGCGGACGACGGCAAAAAGCACACCACACACATGACCATGGCGGATGCGTTGGGAAATTGGGTTGCCATGACAGCCACAGTGAACACCGGCTGGGGGAACAAGATGATCGTTCCAGGAACGGGCGTTGTACTCAATGACGAGATGGACGATTTCAGCATCTCCCCGGGGGTTCCCAACGCGTTTGGGCTGATCGGATCGGCCGCTAACGCGATCGAACCGGGTAAACGCCCCCTATCGAGCATGAGCCCCACCATGGTGCTCGATTCCAAAGGAGAGCCTCGCTTGACCTGCGGGGCCGCAGGCGGCCCGCGTATCATCAACGCGACCTTGCAGAACGTGGTTCGAGTTCTAGATCTAGGAATGACAGTGGGTGATGCGATTGCAGCCTCTCGACTCCATCATCAGTGGCAGCCTGATGTACTGAGTTGTGAAGGAAGTCTAGGAGGACCATTCCAAAGAGACGCACGCGCCGAGAATTCGGTCTTGGAAGAGCTGAAAAAGCTCGGTCACGATGTTAAGATCTCGGGATCGATCGCTGTCGCGCAAGGGATCGAGCGCCTCGCGCCGCCGCAGTCAGGAAAATCGACTTGGCGGGCCGCATGCGACCCCAGAGCCGATGGACGGGTCGCGACAGCTTAA
- a CDS encoding pectate lyase: MDKTTPCTEATASSATNRPGSWPRTLRTLSPAIVLIMFFAGSIGMAQESGSEVPRTEILEAIQKSVRYFRTQVAVQGGYVYQVSADGRYREGEGDARNDIVWVQPPGTPAVGMAYLEAFRATNEPELLDAAKEVAECLQKGQLHSGGWQNNILLGKEDRAKFAYRTEGPIRKKAKNWSSLDDDQTQSVIRFLALMDHTLKGEDSQVHAMLESALQGLLANQFPNGAWAQGFEKLDTTKVHPIVPARFPSDWPRQHPGGDYWVYYTLNDNALVRVLDTLWMVYDLTGRVEIREAALRGADFLLLAQMPEPQPAWAQQYNWDMEPVWARKFEPPAISGGESQQAIEHLLDVLDRTDDRKYLHAAEKAHAYLSGLEDGKQLARFYELQTNKPLYFTRDYQLTYDPSNVPTHYAFRVPSRLVAIGRRIENWKEREDADQPPDAIPRERPDAKPRQWKDRYPKPSQEEVRRVIDSMNTEGAWMENGKLRYVKATDHDGRVIRSETFLRNLRILSGAAAHSK; the protein is encoded by the coding sequence GTGGACAAAACCACACCTTGCACCGAGGCAACAGCGAGTTCCGCGACAAACCGTCCCGGGTCCTGGCCGCGGACGCTTCGAACGCTTTCTCCCGCTATTGTTTTGATCATGTTTTTCGCCGGGTCGATCGGCATGGCACAAGAGAGTGGGTCCGAAGTACCCCGCACGGAGATCCTCGAAGCGATCCAAAAATCGGTGCGCTACTTCCGTACCCAAGTCGCGGTCCAAGGGGGTTACGTCTACCAAGTTAGCGCAGACGGACGTTATCGAGAGGGAGAAGGAGATGCTCGTAACGACATCGTTTGGGTCCAACCTCCGGGAACTCCTGCCGTCGGAATGGCGTATCTCGAAGCCTTTCGCGCTACCAACGAACCGGAACTTCTGGATGCTGCCAAGGAGGTCGCCGAGTGTTTACAAAAAGGACAACTGCATAGCGGAGGCTGGCAAAACAATATCTTGCTCGGCAAAGAAGATCGAGCCAAGTTTGCGTATCGTACTGAGGGTCCCATCCGAAAGAAGGCAAAGAACTGGTCCAGCCTCGACGATGATCAAACTCAATCGGTCATTCGTTTCCTCGCTTTGATGGATCACACGCTGAAGGGAGAGGACTCTCAAGTCCACGCAATGCTGGAATCGGCACTGCAAGGATTGTTGGCCAACCAATTCCCCAATGGGGCTTGGGCTCAAGGTTTTGAGAAACTTGACACGACCAAGGTGCATCCGATTGTTCCTGCCAGATTCCCGAGTGATTGGCCTCGTCAACATCCGGGAGGGGATTATTGGGTTTATTACACGCTGAACGACAACGCGCTGGTTCGAGTTTTGGACACGCTGTGGATGGTCTATGATTTGACAGGCCGGGTCGAAATTCGAGAGGCAGCGCTGCGCGGAGCGGATTTTTTATTGCTAGCCCAGATGCCGGAACCACAGCCCGCTTGGGCTCAACAATACAACTGGGACATGGAACCGGTATGGGCTCGCAAATTTGAGCCTCCCGCCATCAGTGGCGGTGAATCCCAGCAAGCCATCGAGCATTTGCTCGATGTGCTGGATCGAACCGACGATCGCAAATACCTCCACGCTGCCGAGAAGGCTCATGCTTATCTCAGCGGATTGGAGGATGGCAAACAACTGGCCCGCTTCTACGAGCTTCAGACAAACAAGCCTCTCTATTTCACACGGGATTACCAACTGACCTACGACCCGTCCAATGTTCCCACGCATTACGCCTTTCGCGTTCCAAGCCGGTTGGTAGCCATAGGGAGACGGATCGAAAATTGGAAAGAGCGAGAGGATGCGGACCAACCCCCCGATGCGATTCCCCGCGAGCGGCCCGACGCAAAGCCTCGCCAATGGAAGGACCGCTACCCCAAGCCATCGCAGGAAGAAGTGCGGCGTGTGATCGATAGCATGAACACCGAGGGAGCTTGGATGGAAAACGGAAAGCTACGATACGTCAAAGCAACCGACCATGATGGACGCGTCATCCGATCCGAAACCTTCCTCCGCAATCTTCGTATCCTCAGCGGCGCCGCAGCGCATTCGAAATAA
- the fhcD gene encoding formylmethanofuran--tetrahydromethanopterin N-formyltransferase, producing the protein MHPPQVLSSGMKIHGIEIENTFAEAFDMTATRIVITAAELAWALRAAEAMTGFATSVIGCGVEAGIEGEVSESETPDGRPGVSVLLFSISGSELEKQVVRRVGQCVLTCPSTSVFGTMQGEKRIAMGSKLRYFGDGFQISKRIGNERYWRIPVMDGEFVCQDTIARQSAVGGGNFLVLAETIHGALRACDAAVQAIKQIPDCITPFPGGVARSGSKVGSKYKMLGASTNDAFCPTLRELTDSLIPNEASAALELVIDGLSPAGVAEAMRVGILAACQAGVQCGVQKITGGNYGGKLGKHHFYLHQILHG; encoded by the coding sequence ATTCATCCCCCGCAGGTTTTATCGTCAGGAATGAAGATTCACGGAATCGAGATCGAAAATACGTTCGCCGAGGCTTTTGACATGACAGCGACACGGATCGTCATCACCGCTGCCGAATTGGCGTGGGCCCTGCGAGCCGCGGAAGCTATGACGGGGTTCGCTACCAGCGTCATCGGCTGCGGAGTGGAGGCCGGGATCGAAGGAGAAGTCTCGGAATCGGAGACCCCAGACGGTAGGCCAGGTGTCTCGGTCCTCCTGTTCAGCATCTCCGGAAGCGAACTGGAAAAACAAGTTGTCCGACGTGTGGGCCAATGTGTACTGACTTGCCCGAGCACATCTGTGTTCGGAACCATGCAAGGCGAGAAGCGGATCGCCATGGGATCCAAACTACGATACTTTGGAGATGGATTCCAGATTTCGAAACGGATCGGAAACGAACGCTATTGGCGAATCCCAGTGATGGATGGTGAATTCGTTTGCCAAGACACCATTGCCCGACAAAGCGCCGTCGGAGGCGGAAACTTTCTGGTGCTGGCCGAAACCATTCACGGAGCCCTCCGCGCCTGCGATGCAGCCGTTCAAGCCATCAAGCAAATACCGGATTGCATCACCCCGTTTCCGGGAGGGGTCGCGCGAAGCGGATCAAAAGTGGGCTCGAAATACAAAATGCTCGGTGCCTCCACCAACGATGCGTTCTGTCCGACCCTTCGAGAATTGACCGATTCCCTCATCCCGAACGAAGCCAGCGCCGCATTGGAATTGGTGATCGACGGCCTTTCTCCCGCGGGTGTCGCCGAAGCGATGCGAGTGGGCATCCTCGCTGCATGCCAAGCCGGGGTGCAGTGCGGTGTTCAGAAAATCACCGGTGGGAATTACGGCGGAAAACTCGGCAAACACCATTTTTACTTGCACCAAATCCTCCATGGATGA